CAAAGATGAAGGCCACCTGCTCGAGTCCTTCCTTTTTCGCCTGGCTCGCAAAGTACGTGTACCGGTTGCGCGCCTGTGATTCACCGGCGAATGCGGTCAGGATGTTTCGTTCTGTTTTCGTTCCACCCAATCTCATGCTTTCTCTCCTTCTCACGATAGAATACCCGCGTCCGGCTCCTTCCGGTGGCAGTCCGGACAGATCCCGATAAACTCCAAACGATGTCCGACAATTATAAAGTCGGTCTCTCTGCCGATGTTTTGTTCGAGTTCACTCAGTCGACCGGCCTGTACATCCTGTATATTCCCGCAACGGAGACAGCGCACATGATAATGGTTCTCCAGGCGGCCGTCGTAGCGTCTTTGCCCGTATTCCAATTTTTTAGCAAGCCCATGCTCGCACAGGATTTCCAGATTGCGATAGATCGTCCCGAGACTGATGTGCGGCAGGCGTTTGCGCACGCGCGCATAAACCTCGTCGGCCGATGGATGTGAGCCGGCGGAACGCAGTTCTTCCAGGATAGTCTGCCGCTGGCGCGTCATCCTCAACTGTCGCGAAGAGCTCATGCAGGGGCCGCATCCCGTTTGAGAGTAATAACCATTACTAGAATAATGCCAACAGGTCCTCTTTTCCGCAAGGGGGGTGAGGTTTTTTTCCACTAATCCCAGAAGAAGAAGCTAACTGAGAGCCCGCCGTAAAACTCATTCTCGTACTGGGTGTCGAGCGCAAGGGAATAAAAGAAGCCTTGTACGAACTACCCCTGATTTGTCGCACGCAAGAGCCGGGTGGAGATCAAGCGGGCGGCAAAATGATTCATAGTTGTTTTTGGATGCGCGCATTCGTTAAATTTTGCGTGCATTACCTTTACCTTTTGCCGGATTCATGGCAAAGTGGGAAAAACGCATTGGTGTGGGAATATAAGCGCTCATGACAACTCGAGGGGGTGACGCGTGGACACGACCAGCAATATGTCCAGCATTCAGGATTATGAACCGTTGATCGGTGGCAAGGCTGTTGAGCGGATCATGAAGAAGGCCAAACCGCTGCATGATTTGCACGTAGCGAACATCAACTCGACATATTACGGCGGCGGGGTCGCAGAGATGCTTTCGTCGCTGACGCTCCTCATGAACAGCGTGGGAATCAAGACAGGCTGGCGCATCATTCAGGGATCGCCCGATTTTTTTTCAATTACAAAGAAATTCCATAATGCGCTGCAAGGGGGTGAGATAAACCTTTCACGGCGGAAAAAGGAGATTTACGAAGAAGTGATACATGAAAACTCTCTGCGGAATCATCTGACGCACGACATGGTGATCATCCATGATCCTCAGCCGCTCCCGATGATCAACCATTACCGGCGGCGCGGGCCTTGGATTTGGCGTTGTCACGTGGACCTGACGTCTCCGAATCGGCAGGCATGGGATTACCTCAAGCAGTTCATCGAGAGGTACGACGCGGTCATCCTCAGTTCGAGGATGTATGAACGGGAAGATTTGAAGGCGCCCCAGGTTGTCTTCGTTCCGGCCATTAATCCCTTCTCGATTTTGAATCGGGAGATGCGGGTGGACGAGATCGAAGAGCGTTTGGCGCATTATCACATTCCCACGGACCTGCCGCTCGTCGTTCAGATATCGCGTTTCGACCGGTGGAAGGACCCTGTCGGTGTTATCGAGTCATTCAAAATTGCGCGCAAGCAGGTGGATGCCACGCTGGTTTTGCTCGGGAACGTGGCAACCGACGACCCGGAGGGCGCGGAGGTATACCAGTCGCTGATGGACTCGCGCGAAGAGCGAATAATTATCATGAGCCATCAAGACACTGCTCTGGTGAATGCTCTCCAACGGAAGGCCGACGTGGTCCTGCAGAAGTCGCTGCGGGAGGGATTCGGCCTCACGGTTGCCGAAGCGATGTGGAAGGGGACGCCCGTTATCGGGGGCGACGTCGGCGGAATTCGACTTCAAATTGAAGACGGCGTGAACGGCTATCTGGTATCCTCAAATGAAGAGGCCGCCGATCGAATCGTGCGCCTGCTGAGGAACAAGGACTTGCGGATGGAAATGGGGGAGAAGGCGCGAGAAACCGTGAAGCGAAATTTCCTGCTGACGCGATACCTGGAGCAGTACCTGGACCTTTTCAGCTCCTTCCGTCCCCATTTCGATCTTGCTCGATGAGCGGCCGCGCCACTGCAAAGAGGGAAAATCTTCATGCCCGAGCTTCCGGATGTTGAAACGTTCCGGCGGTATTTTGAGTCGACCTCGCTCGGCCGGACAATCGAAAGGG
This Candidatus Abyssobacteria bacterium SURF_5 DNA region includes the following protein-coding sequences:
- a CDS encoding transcriptional repressor, translated to MSSSRQLRMTRQRQTILEELRSAGSHPSADEVYARVRKRLPHISLGTIYRNLEILCEHGLAKKLEYGQRRYDGRLENHYHVRCLRCGNIQDVQAGRLSELEQNIGRETDFIIVGHRLEFIGICPDCHRKEPDAGILS
- a CDS encoding glycosyltransferase, whose protein sequence is MSSIQDYEPLIGGKAVERIMKKAKPLHDLHVANINSTYYGGGVAEMLSSLTLLMNSVGIKTGWRIIQGSPDFFSITKKFHNALQGGEINLSRRKKEIYEEVIHENSLRNHLTHDMVIIHDPQPLPMINHYRRRGPWIWRCHVDLTSPNRQAWDYLKQFIERYDAVILSSRMYEREDLKAPQVVFVPAINPFSILNREMRVDEIEERLAHYHIPTDLPLVVQISRFDRWKDPVGVIESFKIARKQVDATLVLLGNVATDDPEGAEVYQSLMDSREERIIIMSHQDTALVNALQRKADVVLQKSLREGFGLTVAEAMWKGTPVIGGDVGGIRLQIEDGVNGYLVSSNEEAADRIVRLLRNKDLRMEMGEKARETVKRNFLLTRYLEQYLDLFSSFRPHFDLAR